Proteins from a genomic interval of Haemophilus parainfluenzae T3T1:
- a CDS encoding FecCD family ABC transporter permease: MTKTLKLNTALFFALLLISGFAVYHQLGDFAYLKNADGVLTDMRSMVLWDIRFPRIGLALLTGASLAIAGNAMQGIFQNPLASPGLLGSSAGATAASVFILYYFAVPFSLLLAGGVIGALLSFLIVYLIAKNYGTTMMILSGLAVNMLLGSAIALLLSNAESPWALAELYRWLQGSLMWAKLDTLLISLPIVLAGIFCLYHTRRYLDLLTFGEETASTMGVDPKRSFFISTFGVALLVGATIPQTGTIGFIGLIAPHFARILLKARPSQLYLTSALIGALLLLLADLAILYIPLFSHIYIGTLTALIGAPCLIWMLLTQQRKIYD; this comes from the coding sequence TTGACCAAAACACTCAAATTAAATACCGCACTTTTCTTCGCATTGCTGTTGATTAGCGGATTTGCAGTTTATCATCAACTTGGCGATTTCGCGTATCTTAAAAATGCTGATGGCGTGCTCACGGATATGCGCTCGATGGTGCTGTGGGATATTCGTTTTCCGCGCATTGGTTTAGCTTTATTGACGGGCGCTAGCCTAGCGATAGCGGGCAATGCGATGCAAGGTATTTTCCAAAATCCATTAGCGAGTCCAGGCTTACTCGGCAGTAGCGCTGGAGCAACAGCGGCTAGTGTATTTATCCTATATTATTTTGCCGTGCCATTTTCACTGCTCTTAGCCGGTGGTGTGATTGGTGCGCTTTTAAGTTTTTTAATCGTGTATTTGATCGCCAAAAACTACGGTACCACGATGATGATTCTAAGCGGCTTAGCGGTCAATATGTTGCTTGGGTCAGCAATTGCATTACTGCTCTCCAACGCTGAAAGCCCATGGGCATTAGCCGAACTTTATCGATGGCTACAAGGCTCATTGATGTGGGCGAAATTAGATACACTGCTCATTTCACTCCCGATTGTTCTGGCGGGAATTTTTTGTTTATACCACACTCGCCGATACTTAGATTTACTCACCTTTGGTGAAGAAACAGCGAGTACCATGGGCGTGGATCCGAAACGTAGCTTTTTCATCAGCACCTTTGGTGTGGCTTTATTAGTTGGGGCGACCATTCCTCAAACCGGTACCATTGGTTTTATCGGCTTAATCGCACCACACTTCGCCCGTATTTTATTAAAAGCTCGCCCATCACAGCTTTATCTCACCAGTGCATTAATTGGGGCATTATTGCTATTACTAGCCGATTTAGCGATTTTATATATCCCACTGTTCTCCCATATTTACATCGGCACCTTGACCGCACTTATCGGTGCCCCTTGCTTGATTTGGATGTTATTAACGCAACAGAGAAAAATCTATGATTAG
- a CDS encoding ABC transporter ATP-binding protein → MIRIEKLTQTYCLNNINCTLPSGKLIGIMGANGAGKSTLLKTIAGILPLKQGEIWFDDQPLSKMNAPEKSQYIAYLAQNTQIHWDLSVYDVIALGLATPLPKEKERSKIQAFSEKFAVTHLLNKPFQQLSGGEKARVQLARCCIKESPVLLVDEPIAPLDPYYQIDMMEQLQSLTPQHTCVVAIHHLSLAYQFCDEIVLLDKGKLLAVGETKAVLNAENLAKAFHIRAEIDPLKKTISKIEKQ, encoded by the coding sequence ATGATTAGAATTGAAAAACTCACCCAAACCTATTGCTTAAATAACATCAACTGTACGCTTCCATCAGGTAAATTGATTGGCATTATGGGCGCCAATGGTGCGGGAAAATCTACCTTATTAAAAACGATTGCGGGTATCTTGCCCCTAAAACAAGGTGAAATTTGGTTTGATGATCAACCATTAAGCAAAATGAATGCTCCCGAAAAAAGCCAATACATTGCTTATCTTGCACAAAATACGCAAATTCATTGGGATTTATCCGTTTATGATGTGATAGCCCTAGGCTTAGCTACGCCCTTACCAAAAGAAAAAGAGCGGTCAAAAATTCAAGCGTTTTCAGAAAAATTTGCGGTAACTCATTTGCTCAATAAGCCATTTCAACAACTTTCAGGTGGCGAAAAAGCGCGTGTACAGCTCGCTCGCTGCTGCATTAAGGAATCCCCTGTTTTATTGGTAGATGAGCCGATTGCGCCACTCGACCCTTATTATCAAATTGATATGATGGAACAGCTTCAATCACTCACACCGCAACACACATGTGTTGTTGCCATTCATCACCTGTCGTTGGCTTATCAATTTTGTGATGAAATTGTTCTATTAGATAAAGGAAAATTGCTGGCAGTCGGTGAAACGAAAGCTGTATTAAATGCGGAGAATTTGGCGAAAGCCTTTCATATTCGTGCTGAGATTGATCCACTGAAAAAGACTATCTCAAAAATTGAAAAGCAATAA
- the ndk gene encoding nucleoside-diphosphate kinase has product MTERTFSIIKPDAVKRNLIGAILGRFESQGFRVVALKMVQLTKDQAEGFYAEHQGKPFFEPLVEYMLSGPIVVSVLEKENAVKDYRTLIGATNPAEAAEGTIRKDFALSQRENSVHGSDSVESAKREIAYFFVDSEIQP; this is encoded by the coding sequence ATGACAGAACGTACTTTTTCAATTATCAAACCCGATGCAGTAAAGCGTAATTTAATTGGTGCTATTTTAGGGCGTTTTGAATCACAAGGATTCCGTGTTGTTGCCCTTAAAATGGTGCAATTAACCAAGGATCAAGCGGAAGGTTTCTATGCAGAACACCAAGGTAAACCGTTTTTTGAGCCGTTGGTGGAGTATATGCTCTCTGGCCCGATAGTGGTTTCTGTATTGGAAAAAGAAAATGCTGTGAAAGATTACCGCACTTTGATTGGTGCAACGAATCCGGCTGAGGCGGCAGAAGGCACTATCCGTAAAGACTTCGCGTTAAGTCAGCGTGAAAATTCTGTTCATGGTTCCGATAGCGTTGAAAGCGCAAAACGAGAAATTGCTTATTTCTTCGTAGATTCAGAAATCCAGCCATAA
- the pepB gene encoding aminopeptidase PepB gives MQITLSTTPASESWGKNAILSFNQDQAVIHLKDDEKSNLILVQKAARKLRGQGIKDVELVGDAWELENCWAFYQGFYSAKQDYSIEFPHLDDEPQDELLARIECGDFVRGIINEPAQTLTPVKLAERAAEFISKQAENYADKSAVNFQIISGEALKEQGYHGIFTVGRGSINPAAMLQLDFNPTNDPNAPVLACLVGKGITFDSGGYSIKPSDGMSTMRTDMGGAALLTGALGFAIAHGLNQRVKLYLCCAENLVSGNAFKLGDIITYKNGVTAEILNTDAEGRLVLADGLIEADSQNPQFIVDCATLTGAAKVAVGNDYHSVLSMDDALVNSLFQVAKEENEPFWRLPFEDFHRSQITSSFADIANTGTAPVVAGASTATAFLSYFVKNYQQRWLHIDCSATYRKSGSDLWAVGATGIGVKTLANLLVTKAS, from the coding sequence ATGCAAATTACATTATCAACAACTCCAGCTTCGGAGAGTTGGGGAAAAAATGCCATTTTAAGTTTTAATCAAGATCAAGCCGTTATTCACCTTAAAGATGATGAAAAATCGAACCTTATTTTAGTGCAAAAAGCGGCGCGTAAGTTACGTGGACAAGGCATTAAAGACGTTGAGCTTGTGGGGGATGCATGGGAATTAGAAAATTGCTGGGCATTTTATCAAGGTTTTTACTCGGCGAAGCAAGATTATTCGATTGAATTTCCTCATTTAGATGATGAGCCACAAGATGAATTATTAGCTCGTATTGAATGTGGTGATTTTGTTCGTGGCATTATTAATGAACCGGCACAAACCCTGACTCCGGTTAAATTAGCCGAACGCGCGGCTGAGTTTATTTCTAAACAAGCCGAAAATTATGCCGATAAAAGTGCGGTCAATTTTCAAATCATTTCTGGCGAAGCGTTAAAAGAGCAAGGTTACCACGGGATTTTTACTGTGGGTCGTGGTTCTATTAATCCAGCAGCTATGTTGCAATTAGATTTTAACCCAACTAATGATCCAAATGCGCCGGTATTAGCATGCTTGGTCGGTAAAGGAATTACTTTTGACAGTGGTGGTTATAGCATCAAACCAAGTGATGGCATGAGCACCATGCGTACTGATATGGGCGGCGCTGCGTTATTAACGGGGGCATTAGGATTTGCGATTGCGCACGGTTTAAATCAACGTGTAAAACTCTATCTATGCTGTGCAGAAAACTTGGTGAGCGGTAATGCATTCAAATTGGGTGATATCATCACATATAAAAATGGTGTAACCGCTGAAATTCTAAATACTGATGCAGAAGGCCGTTTAGTATTGGCGGACGGTTTAATTGAAGCCGATAGTCAAAACCCACAATTTATTGTCGATTGTGCAACTTTAACTGGTGCGGCGAAAGTAGCAGTGGGTAATGATTACCACAGTGTGCTTTCTATGGATGATGCGTTGGTAAATAGCTTATTCCAAGTGGCGAAAGAAGAAAATGAACCGTTCTGGCGTTTGCCTTTTGAGGATTTCCATCGTAGCCAAATCACGTCTTCTTTTGCGGATATTGCAAATACAGGCACAGCGCCAGTTGTCGCGGGCGCAAGTACTGCAACAGCATTTTTATCGTATTTTGTGAAGAACTATCAACAACGTTGGTTGCATATTGATTGTTCGGCCACTTATCGTAAATCAGGTAGTGATTTATGGGCGGTTGGTGCAACCGGAATCGGTGTGAAAACTTTAGCAAATTTATTAGTAACGAAAGCAAGTTAA
- the rfbB gene encoding dTDP-glucose 4,6-dehydratase, whose protein sequence is MSKRILITGGFGFIGSALIRYIINQTQDSVINIDKLTYAANQSALEEVENNPRYTFEQVDICDLKAIESVFEKYQPDAVMHLAAESHVDRSITGAADFIQTNIVGTYALLEVAKNYWHTLDEAKKSAFRFHHISTDEVYGDLSLSEPAFTEQSPYHPSSPYSASKAASDHLVQAWHRTYGLPVIITNSSNNYGAYQHAEKLIPLMISNAVMGKPLPIYGDGLQIRDWLFVEDHVQALYLVLTKGRVGENYNIGGNCEKTNLEVIKTICQLLEELAPNKPNHIKHYGDLITFVKDRPGHDVRYSLDCSKIHAELGWQSQITFEQGLRQTVKWYLENNR, encoded by the coding sequence ATGAGTAAAAGAATCCTCATCACCGGCGGTTTCGGTTTCATCGGTTCCGCCCTTATTCGATATATCATTAATCAGACTCAAGATTCTGTTATCAATATTGATAAACTGACCTATGCGGCAAATCAATCAGCTTTGGAAGAGGTAGAAAATAATCCTCGTTATACTTTTGAGCAAGTTGATATTTGTGATCTTAAGGCGATAGAAAGCGTTTTTGAAAAATATCAGCCGGATGCGGTGATGCATTTGGCAGCAGAAAGTCATGTTGACCGTTCTATTACAGGAGCGGCTGATTTTATTCAAACTAATATTGTGGGGACTTATGCATTGTTAGAGGTTGCTAAGAATTATTGGCATACCTTAGACGAAGCTAAAAAATCTGCTTTTCGATTCCACCATATTTCTACAGATGAAGTGTATGGGGATTTATCCCTTTCTGAGCCTGCCTTTACCGAACAGTCCCCTTATCATCCGAGTAGTCCTTATTCAGCCTCAAAAGCGGCGAGTGATCATTTGGTACAGGCTTGGCATCGCACTTATGGTTTGCCGGTGATTATCACAAACAGTTCCAATAACTATGGGGCTTATCAACATGCTGAAAAGCTTATCCCTTTAATGATTTCAAATGCTGTGATGGGAAAGCCTTTGCCAATTTATGGTGATGGGCTGCAAATTCGTGATTGGTTATTTGTGGAAGATCATGTTCAAGCCTTATATTTAGTTTTAACAAAAGGTCGAGTCGGGGAAAACTATAATATCGGTGGAAATTGTGAAAAAACAAACCTTGAAGTGATTAAAACAATTTGCCAATTACTCGAAGAACTTGCACCAAATAAGCCTAATCACATTAAGCATTACGGAGATTTAATTACCTTTGTAAAAGACCGACCAGGTCACGATGTGCGATATTCATTGGATTGTTCTAAAATTCATGCAGAATTAGGTTGGCAATCGCAAATAACCTTTGAACAAGGACTTCGTCAGACGGTAAAATGGTACCTAGAGAATAATAGATAA
- a CDS encoding O-antigen ligase family protein, which translates to MHNIGIFPKLFINASIFLFFTLLLMFPKGYNYGSTALLVLSVLFLCYLLYKRVSFLAIVKQNKAIFAVITFYFLVSLFFIFFHGEKINLIDNPLRAFLFLSVIIFIVYSSAKFDILLYSIPLGSFISGVVALYQYYILNLESAFYNQMKIQSGDMSMSLGLFSFSIAFYSLDVKKSKLALFSVGCGIFGVLASILSFARGGWISAPFIVITLLFLYRYLLSRKVLIGLSLILCFGGALLMMNNQFTGRISDAKYQLDVYLSGYNKVSSVGERLDMWKIGSKAFLEHPVSGWSLKELDYYKKDLADKDVVTKASISFSHLHNQFIDELVKKGIVGGIAILSVFIIPLYLFYRNAVGQLNKRIKFISILGIVHVLSMIIYCMSQSFLAHNSGNIFYFFVLFLFYAFMVNESTTTSE; encoded by the coding sequence ATGCATAATATAGGAATTTTCCCTAAGTTATTTATTAATGCATCTATATTTTTATTTTTTACTTTACTTTTGATGTTCCCTAAAGGATATAACTACGGTTCGACGGCCTTATTAGTTTTAAGTGTATTATTTTTGTGTTATTTACTCTATAAGAGAGTAAGTTTTTTAGCAATAGTGAAGCAGAATAAAGCTATTTTTGCGGTGATCACTTTTTATTTTTTAGTTTCACTTTTCTTTATTTTCTTTCATGGGGAGAAAATTAATCTAATAGATAATCCATTAAGAGCATTTTTATTTCTTTCTGTAATTATTTTTATAGTTTATAGTTCAGCTAAATTTGATATATTGCTCTATAGTATTCCTTTAGGTTCCTTTATTTCAGGTGTTGTAGCGCTCTATCAGTATTATATTTTAAACTTAGAAAGTGCTTTTTATAACCAAATGAAGATCCAGTCTGGGGATATGTCGATGTCATTAGGCTTATTTAGTTTTAGTATTGCTTTTTATTCTTTAGACGTAAAGAAAAGTAAGTTGGCTTTATTTTCAGTTGGTTGTGGTATATTCGGCGTTTTGGCTAGCATCCTTTCATTTGCTCGTGGAGGATGGATTAGTGCTCCATTCATAGTGATAACCCTTCTTTTTTTATATAGATATTTATTATCAAGAAAGGTATTAATAGGACTTTCGCTGATTTTGTGTTTTGGTGGAGCATTATTGATGATGAATAATCAATTTACTGGGAGAATTTCTGATGCAAAATATCAATTAGATGTCTATTTATCTGGTTATAATAAAGTAAGCTCTGTCGGTGAACGTTTAGATATGTGGAAGATTGGTTCAAAAGCTTTTTTAGAACACCCAGTTTCTGGGTGGAGTTTAAAAGAATTAGATTATTATAAAAAAGATTTAGCTGATAAAGATGTTGTAACTAAGGCGTCAATTTCGTTTTCACATTTACATAATCAATTTATAGATGAATTAGTAAAGAAAGGGATAGTAGGAGGCATTGCCATATTGAGTGTTTTTATTATTCCTCTATACCTGTTCTACAGAAACGCAGTTGGACAGTTGAATAAAAGAATAAAATTTATTTCGATATTAGGTATTGTCCATGTACTATCAATGATTATTTATTGTATGAGTCAGTCATTTCTTGCGCATAATTCAGGAAATATCTTTTACTTCTTTGTTCTATTTTTATTTTATGCTTTCATGGTTAATGAAAGTACCACTACATCTGAATAA
- a CDS encoding nucleoside-diphosphate sugar epimerase/dehydratase — MIYSLVFGISRTKKRVISLFIDVVLLISAFFLAYWTRLGGIVAFDDTEIWTTLLCTIAITLFTFIKLGLYRAVLRYISFKALAMVAGGAFVSAVSLIFFSFFIGSDIPRTVPIIYFSYVFLLCGSARMLVRYYVSLILDKDNESVLIYGAGTTGRQLAVLLKHAYRYRIRGFIDDNAKLHGSYLLGNKIFSPNDIPKLVQKYNIKVILLAIPSASRSERKTIIDSLIPLKIKVQTIPDMEEILQGNAKIDELREVNIEDLLGREPVLPNKDLLQKNILHKVVMVTGAGGSIGSELCRQIILNEPNILILFEVSEFSLYSIHQELLEIAKKNNVVNTKIYPVLGNVQDIERLDRVLSHFSVDTIYHAAAYKHVPLVEYNMIEGVQNNVFGTYNVARCAAEHGVKSFVLISTDKAVRPTNVMGASKRMAELCLQALSEQLKDYQTCFSMVRFGNVLGSSGSVIPLFRKQILKGGPITITHPDIIRYFMTIPEAAQLVIQAGAMAKGGDVFILDMGEPVKIVDLAKNLIQLSGLSVKDENNPKGDIEITYTGLRPGEKLYEELLIGGDNVRKTTHPRIMTAEEVYLPFEQLSEVLSELENSCRDANYMAIRQTLLNAPTGFKPTTEIVDVLYKD; from the coding sequence ATGATTTATTCTCTAGTATTTGGAATTTCGAGAACTAAAAAGAGAGTAATTAGTCTTTTTATTGATGTTGTCTTATTAATATCTGCGTTTTTTCTAGCTTATTGGACTCGATTAGGTGGAATAGTTGCATTTGATGATACAGAAATTTGGACAACTTTATTATGCACCATTGCGATAACTCTTTTTACGTTTATTAAATTAGGGCTTTATCGTGCAGTCTTGCGTTACATTTCTTTTAAGGCTTTAGCAATGGTAGCTGGAGGCGCTTTCGTTTCAGCTGTTAGCCTTATTTTCTTTTCTTTCTTTATCGGTTCGGATATACCTAGAACTGTACCTATTATTTATTTTTCCTATGTGTTCTTGCTATGTGGTAGTGCAAGAATGTTGGTTCGCTATTATGTTAGTTTAATTTTAGATAAAGATAATGAATCTGTCTTGATTTACGGTGCTGGTACAACAGGGCGTCAACTAGCAGTGTTACTTAAACATGCTTATCGCTATCGCATTCGCGGATTTATTGATGATAATGCTAAGCTACATGGAAGTTATCTTTTAGGGAATAAAATATTTTCGCCAAATGATATTCCAAAACTTGTTCAAAAATATAATATTAAAGTTATTTTGTTAGCGATTCCTAGTGCATCACGTAGCGAGCGTAAGACAATAATTGATAGTTTAATTCCTCTAAAAATTAAGGTTCAGACCATTCCGGATATGGAAGAAATTTTGCAAGGAAATGCAAAAATTGATGAATTGCGAGAGGTTAATATTGAAGATTTATTAGGACGTGAACCAGTATTACCAAATAAAGATTTGTTGCAAAAGAATATTCTTCATAAAGTAGTAATGGTAACAGGAGCTGGTGGTTCAATTGGCTCTGAATTATGTCGTCAAATAATTTTAAATGAGCCAAATATTTTAATTTTATTTGAAGTTTCAGAGTTTTCTCTTTATTCCATTCATCAAGAGTTATTAGAGATTGCCAAGAAAAATAATGTTGTAAATACTAAGATTTATCCTGTTTTAGGAAATGTACAAGATATTGAACGATTAGATCGTGTTTTATCTCATTTTAGTGTCGATACTATTTATCATGCGGCAGCATATAAGCATGTTCCTTTGGTTGAGTATAATATGATTGAAGGTGTGCAAAATAATGTGTTTGGTACATATAATGTTGCAAGATGTGCAGCAGAACATGGAGTTAAGTCTTTTGTTCTCATTTCAACAGATAAGGCTGTTCGCCCAACAAATGTAATGGGGGCGAGCAAGCGTATGGCTGAACTCTGCTTGCAGGCATTATCAGAGCAATTAAAAGACTACCAAACTTGTTTCAGCATGGTTCGTTTTGGTAACGTATTGGGGTCATCAGGGTCAGTTATTCCATTGTTTAGAAAGCAAATTCTAAAAGGTGGTCCTATTACGATTACACATCCTGATATTATTCGCTATTTTATGACTATTCCTGAAGCAGCTCAGCTTGTTATTCAGGCTGGAGCAATGGCAAAGGGTGGTGATGTTTTCATTTTAGATATGGGAGAGCCAGTTAAAATAGTGGATTTAGCTAAAAACTTAATTCAATTATCAGGACTCTCAGTTAAGGATGAAAACAACCCGAAAGGTGATATTGAAATTACTTATACTGGGTTGCGACCAGGAGAGAAGTTGTATGAAGAGTTGTTAATTGGCGGAGATAACGTTCGTAAAACAACCCATCCCCGTATTATGACAGCTGAAGAGGTTTATTTACCATTTGAACAATTATCTGAAGTGTTGTCTGAATTAGAGAATTCTTGCAGAGATGCCAATTATATGGCTATTCGTCAAACATTGCTAAATGCTCCTACAGGCTTTAAGCCGACTACAGAAATTGTAGATGTATTATATAAGGATTGA
- a CDS encoding sugar transferase codes for MIRFFDFILSLVGLVVLAPIFIVLAIWIKIDSKGPVFYKQVRVGQNGIDFGLFKFRSMVVDADKKGLITVGGRDPRITRSGYFIRKYKLDELPQLINVLLGDMSLVGPRPEVRKYVELYTDEQQKVLSVKPGITDYASIEYMDENEILGKSNDPEKTYIEEIMPEKIKYNMKYIQNKNVSEYFKIIFLTLLKIVR; via the coding sequence GTGATTCGTTTTTTTGATTTTATTCTAAGTTTAGTTGGGCTAGTTGTTCTAGCCCCTATTTTCATTGTATTAGCCATTTGGATTAAGATTGATTCAAAAGGTCCTGTCTTTTATAAGCAAGTTCGAGTTGGACAGAATGGTATCGATTTTGGTTTATTCAAGTTTCGCTCGATGGTGGTTGATGCTGATAAAAAGGGCTTAATTACGGTAGGTGGTCGAGACCCTAGAATTACCCGTTCAGGTTATTTTATTCGTAAATATAAACTTGACGAGTTACCGCAGCTGATTAATGTACTACTTGGTGATATGAGTTTAGTTGGTCCTCGTCCAGAAGTAAGAAAATATGTTGAACTTTATACTGATGAACAACAAAAAGTACTTTCTGTAAAGCCAGGGATTACTGATTATGCTTCTATTGAGTATATGGATGAAAATGAAATTTTAGGGAAGTCTAATGATCCTGAAAAGACTTATATTGAAGAGATCATGCCTGAGAAGATTAAATATAATATGAAGTATATTCAGAATAAAAATGTATCAGAATACTTTAAAATAATCTTTCTAACATTGTTGAAGATTGTTAGGTAG